From Tursiops truncatus isolate mTurTru1 chromosome 13, mTurTru1.mat.Y, whole genome shotgun sequence:
atatagatagatatagatatagatagatagatagatagatatctcctattggttctgttttccaGGAGAACTGAGACAACCAACCTTCAGTAAAATAACACAGGGTATGTTATTACCTGTCTCTGGTTAAATAATTCTcttcattcacattttctttgtaaGTTCTATTTACCAATTGTTTAACCATATTTTGTGATTCTCTGAACCATCTGCTAGTTTTGGCAACATATACTGACTCACAATTAGAAAGCAGCAAAGTGAATGGTGGCCAGTCCATCTCTTTGCTTTAGGTCCCCTGGACCAAGCCTAGTTTGCTCCAAAAGAAACAATGTCTGTCCTAGGCTCAGACCAGCTCCATTTCATTGTTACTCTTTTGCACCTGCCCCGGAACTACCTTATACTTACTATTCAGCAGCTTGCCCACACCTGGAAACCCCTAATTTAGCCCAAGAATTTCTCTAGTCTCACCCAAAGTCCTGCAAATCTCATAAAACCCCTTGAATTCACAACAAGAGCAAAAGTTCTCTTTCTGTAATGGCCCAGAATTCTTCCAAGGGACAGTAGAGAAAACTATAGACTTGAGAGGTGGCACCAAAAaaatagggtttttttccctattgGCCAATCTCAGTCAATTAAATTCTACAATTTGAGAGCATTCCTTTGGATGTTGGCAATAAATTGCCAGGAAGGTTAAAACATACCTGTGTGTAATCCATTGTCATTATCAGTCATGACTTCATTGGCATCAGTCAATTTCTCATACTGGCTACAGTGCCCAGTTCTTAGGAACTTGCAAGCTGGGTTATCTGAAGGCCAGAGCTTGGGGTACTTACTGCCTGTGGGGTGCTGGCTTTGTCTTGCCAGAGCACAAAATCCTGAGGGTGTGGGGTGCCTGGAAGCAGAGGGAGGGGCACTAAATGAAGAGGTAAGAATAGACAAGCAAGGTAAATCCCTCGCAACTTTGTGCTTTGAGAATAAGAGTTATGCAGATTCcaacagaaaagaagcaaatgTGTTCCGTGAGGTCAGACTTTGTCTACCAACAAAGTTCATACGGTAATAATGCCTTGGAGAATTTCCCATCAATAACAAGATCAACATTTATATAGTGTTTATTATGTGCGAGGCACTGTTCTCAAcgctttacatgtatttatttatttaatcatcacaacaactcCATAAGgtaagcactatttttttttaactttttattttatattggagtacagccTGTTACCaatgtgatagtttcaggtgcacagcaaagtgactcagccatacatatacgtgtatccattctcccccagactcccttcccatccaggctgctgcataacattgagcagaattccctgtgctatacagtaggtccttgttggttatcttttttatttttatttttaattaaaaaaatttttcttttttttttgcggtacgtggacctctcactgttgcggcctttcccgttgcggagcacaggctcggggcccagccgctccgtggcatgtgggatcttcccagaccggggcacgaacccgtgtcccctgcatcggcaggcggactctcaaccactgcgccaccagggaagcccctgggtaagcactttttttttttaatatgagggtttttttttaattaatttatttaatttatttatttttgtctgcgttggatcttcgttgctgcacgcaggctttctctagttgtggcgagcaggggctactcttcattgctttgtgagggcttctcattgtggtggcttcttgtgttgtggagcccgggctctaggtgcatgggcttcagtagttgtgacacgtgggctcggtagctgtggcttgcaggctccagagcgcaggctcagtagttgtggcacgcaggctcagtagttgtggcttgcgggctctagagcgcaggctcagtagttgtggcgtgtgggcttaattgctccatggcatgtgggatcttcctggaccagggctcgaacctgtgtcccctgcattggcaggtagattcttaaccactgtgccaccgtgGAAGCCCTAAGGTAAGCACTATTTTTAAACTccattttcagataagaaaactgagcttCAGAGACATCTATGACCTGGCCCTGGTCTATTGTCTAAAAGGCTTTGAAATCTTTGATTTGCCAGCACATCAAGAGCAGGTCCACAGTTTAGAATAGGACTCATGTTAATTAAGATTACTATGTCCAGGgactgactgaaaaaaaatagcTCTTCCATGGTGACTCATGGCTTATGTTTTTAAACCTGAGCTTTGCCTCCACAAAACCAATATATCAGCTCCTATATTTGTCCTCATGTAGTGCAATGGCTTGGCCTGTTAAATTTCTGTTTGAGACTCCCTATTATATGGTATCACTGTATCAGCTATACCATAGAGCTATGcaacacaaaacacaaaatttcaaagtaaaaccGCAAACAATATTGTCACTACTTGTCAATTAAAAGGACAGACTtcaatcaagaaaataaatacattattcatGGGTGATAAACAAAGCAATGTGATATTGGGTTAACAACAACTTTGACAGTCTTAAcatacttgctttttaaaatctgcaaGAAACAAATGTACCAGCTGAATGCAGTTGAACAAAATCATTATAGGATTAACAGTTTTCTGACCCACTTACTAAAAAAAGCTGAATCACTCAATTGAGACCCAGGGGAAATGCAGATTATACCTTTGCCATACTTGGTTTTTCTTCAATTAAATTACATTCTGTAACCAGTTTTTGAGTCCTtgccatcttcttttcttttaattgggtGATTTCATTTGCCTTCTTGAATATAAGCCTTTGCAAATTCTTGATTTTTGTAATTGCAAATGTATAATAGAACATGCATCCAGCTTTTTTCTATGCAGTTATTTTCCAAACCCATCAGGGAGGCCTGCTTCTCTCCCTAATCCTTTCCTTTATTAGATTGGGGGTGGATGGGTGGAGTGAGCTGTCAGGAAGAGAAGTCCAATGCTCTTTGCTTACAGATGGGAACTGAGGAAGATGGGGGAAACGGTCACTCCACCTGTAGTCACCCTGGCCCAGTAAAAGAGAGGCGCTTCCATTCCCGCAGGTATGGAGCCATTGTGAGCTGTTTCCTATCGCCAGGCCTTGACTAATGCTTTTCCAACTACAGAGAATAACCTTTCTCCTCCTGTCAAGTATTCTAGCCCTTCTCTTCCATCCAGTGTAGCTTCCTTTAAGGAGGTttcttccagatgaggaaactcttttcattttcaagCCCATTGATATAATTCCTGACCAACATCTCATCAACAACTCACTCTTAGAATTGCTATGTTTATACTGATTATATGCTTGTCTTATTTCCCTGGGCAGGCCAAATGTCCTCAACCATAGCCAGACCCAAGGGCATGATTGTGTgattctccctcttttttctggCTTTCTTGTTTCTGGCAATAGCACCATCATTCTGTTTCCCAGGTTAGAACCTCAGAGGCATCTCTGCAtccttctttttcctcatttccaCTCCCTAATCTCCAGTCAGTCTCCAAATCCTAGCAATTCTTTCTTTTCAGCCTCTCTGacatcttttccccatttccaTCATCCCTTTCATCTAGACCCTTCCAGCAGCGTCATAACTGGCCTCCCCGATTCCCAACTCCCACCGTGAGCTCATCCTCAACACCAGTGCCCGATGATTCTCCTCCCTGAACTACAGCTGTATTCAGATCACTTCACGATTTTAAAATCTCCAATGGCCCCCATTGTCTTCAGCTCAGCATTCAAAGCTACATAGGTGGAAAGACCACAGGTTTTATAAGCAATCTGATCTCTGTTCTAATGCCAGCTCTGCCCTTCACTAGTTGCAGGATTTTGGGCAAGACCCTGACCCTCTCAGAACCTGTTtccacatccataaaatgggggtaataataccCAAGTGGAAAGATTATTGTAAGTTTTAAGCTAGACAATGTAAGCCAATCCTTTGGCTACCCGtagttggcactcaataaatggcatCTTTCCTTCTTCTGGGAGCCAATGCCAACCTATCTTTACCTttacaactttattcttcttccttGGCTGTTCTCCAAACACAACTTCCTGCCCCAGGGTCTTTGGAGAAGCTGTTCTCTCTACTTGCCTTGCCTTCCATCTTTGCCCATATAATTCCCTATGTCCTTTAAGGGCCACAGTCATGAAGTGTTCCTTGATCAGTTTTGTCAAATATTGTCAGTGGCATGCCAAGGGGGGAGGTAAGGATGTGTTGCCACTGACATTGTTTAGAATTGCCAGCTCATAGTGATAATAGAAAGCACACAGACTTTTAGTTTTATGCTACTGTATCTAATAATATCTCCCTTCTCTGAATTCCAAAAAATGCAAAGCATCGTTTATAAGGTATTTAATATACTGTTTAATATAATTCAATACTGgttattattatagttatttctATTCACGTTTTCTATCCATTATTAAACTGTAAACTTTTTGAGGGCAAGTACCATAACATATAAATCCTTGTTTCTCCTACATAACAGCTTCTATGCAATAAATGTTCTGGATAAATGAAGAGGTTAATATCAACCATACAGACCAAGTTAATATGTAACACATCTGGCATTCTGAGATCAAGGTGgctttttttggccgcactgagcggtttgtgggatcttagttccccagccagggatcaaacccgtgcccttgGCTGTGAAAgtgtggagttctaaccactggaccgccagggaattcccaaggtgGCTTTTTTTAACGTCTTATTGTGTGAGCACTGACTCTGTGCTAGGcaatgtgctaagtgctttacatacatcatTCATTATACAAATGTATCAAGTTCCTACTCTATcctaagcactgtgctaggccttAAGAAGATGTTAGTGAACAAAATTGTTTACTTACACAATGCCTGGTggccagagaggttaactaacttaCCCAGGGTTATTCAGCTAGTAACTGGGGGAGCCTCACTTGGAAACTGGGTCTTACCCTAGCAaccatgttcttaaccactatattATATTTCCTCTGGTGTGAGCTATAGAGAAGCCATAGGAGGCTGGTGATTGCCCAGTTTGACCACACTCTCTTACACAAGCAATGATGGAATCATTCTCGAGGATAgggatttgtattttcctaaatcCTAAAGGGCTTTTATAATGTGAATACCAAACCCATACCAACTTCTGATGGTTACTTAATTAATACTTACTGGCCAACTACCTTGATAACTATATAATCCAGTGGACTTCTTCATGACTTGGGAATTTCAAAATTCACCGTAAAAAATTAATCCCCAATAAAAGCTTGTTTCTCCCAGTGACTGTCATGTATCAATTAAATTACCAATATTAACTGGTGCATTATTCCACCTGTCTTCCCAGAACACTTAACTTGCCTACATATACACCTCAGACACAAACAAAACTACATTCTGCAAAACAGGCAATTAAACCTTGACTCTTCGGATAATGATGTTTCCTTTTATCACAGAAAGGCACCAAGAAGCCCATCTAGGCTTTTTACTAAGAGCAAGAAGGGTAGTAGTAGCAGTGATAACACAAACTGTGAAAAATAGATTAAAGGCATTTTGCCTATCCACCAGCAAAAGTTTTCAGTTGTCCTGGCAACTGGATGATATACTACTTCTACAATCAGTTTACTctgaaaatgacaaagaaaaataaagagaaaatgggggggaggggaattCACTTAAGAAACAGTGTTATCATGAGCAGTATCAATAGGTATAATTAACTTAACAGCCAACAGATTAAATCAGAATGTGATGCAGAAAGAATAAGACATAACAAATATTTGGCAAAttcttgaaatgaaataaaactaggaagtgtctaggggcttccctggtggcgcagttgttgagagtccgcctgccgatgcaggggacacgcgttcgtgccccggtccgggaagatcccacatgccgcggagcggctgggcccgtgagccatggctgctgagcctgcgcgtccggagcctatgcgccgcaatgtgagaggccacaacagtgagacgcccgcgtaccgcaaaaaaaaagcaaacaaactagGAAGTGTCTAAAAATACCTTCAGATGAATGATCTATGTACAAAACACATCAGTAGTGTGTTTAGGGCCAAGATCATtgaaaagaagtaggaaaatgtgAGCACAGAAAATTAAATCACAAATCTTTCTATATTTGGGCATTGGAAGACCCGAAAATACCCAACTCTTGAGCATAAAGCAGTTGTTTTCTGATGAGTTTGAGCAGTGGAGACTGCCAAATCACTAGAAGAGAGAGTGAATGTAGGGAGCAATTTAGTCAATGTTGGGAGCGATTCAGCCCAAAACAgaagggttttgttgttgttgttgtttatttgtttgtttgcctaAGTGGTATGGCTCTATTATGAGCTGGTTTCCAGATGCGAATTCTTAAGAGCAACCAAAGGCACCCTTGGGCTCacatcacagcctctcttgtgtATAACCCATTTATATATTTCTCAGGCAACAAATCCCATGGTCAGATTGTAGAAGCCTGTTGTTTTAgatcaggatttctcaacctcggTGCTACTGGCATTTAGGGACAGATAATTCTTGTTGGGGGTGGGTGCTGCTGTCTTATGCATTGCAgagtgtttagcagcatctctggcctctatccactagatgccaatagcgaCCCCCATCCCCAgttgtgaaaaccaaaaatgtctccagatactgCCCAATGTCCCcagggggcaaaatcacccccagttgagaaccactggtttagagGATGCAGAGATGATCATCCAGCCCAACCCTGTACCAtacggatgaggaaaccaaagcccaAACACACTGAATTCCTTTCTCAAATGTACACAGCTGGTTAAACACAGATCTCATCCAGGAGCCTCAGGTCATCACTCTCAGTAACTGCACTATATGCCAACTTTAGTCATTTGCATACCACCGTCATGATTTTGCTCTACCCAATGacacattattatttattatttttattgagttgaCTATTTTTTAActtgctaaatttattttaaaaggaaatggaggggcttccctggtggcacagtggttgagaatacgcctgccaatgcaggggacacgggttcgagccctggtctgggaagatcccacatgctgcggagcagctaagcccatgcgccacaactactgagcctgtgctctagagcctgcaagccagaactactgagcccgcatgcctagagcctgtgctccacaacaagagaagccagcacaatgagaagcccgcacactgcagcgaagagtagcccccgcttgccgcaactagagaaaacccgcacacagcaacgaagacccaacacagccaaaaataagtaaataaaataaatttatttttaaaaaaaggaaatggggaactatattcaataccttgtaatagcctatagtggaaaagaacctgaaaaagaatacatatataactgaatcactttgctgtataccagaaaactaacacaacattgtaaatcaactatacttcaattaaaaaaaaaaaaaaaggaaacaggcatataaaggaaaagaagtcagacataaaagatatgaaaaatcATGGTGTCAGAGGGAGaaacatgtgctttttttttttttcagtcctcgcggcttgtaggatcttagttccccaaccaggtatcaaacccgggcccctgcaatggaagctcggagtcctaaccactggacgccagggaattctctgtgttcagttattttatgtatttatttatcaagAACCCACActgtgcctaccatgtgccaggcactattttaagtgCTGTACATACATGAAATCTTTTTATCTTAATAACAACCTAAAAgtaaaagggaaaagggagtgtGGGGTGGGGTTGAGGGGACCCTGAGAGGATgaagggaaaggtgggaggggctGCCAAGGTGAGAACCTAGagatgggaggggctgggaaggagtCCCAGCAGGGCATGCTGGGGCACCGTGATAGGTAGCAGAGAAAGCACACGCCTACACCAGGCAAGGCAGGGTATCTGCTAAAGGCTGACACTACTGAGCGTCAGCCACTGAAGTTAatgtttttcccttaaaaatcaAGTTGAGAATCAGTAGAGGTACACACACCACACTTTGCAAAATGTTGAGTCAATTCatctccaaaaaatataaaaagcttttGGGAAACATTTTAGGAATTTTTGAGACTTTTATGTTCCCACGACTAGttcataagtaaaatataaaacttaaaaaaatgcacacacacttAAAATTGCTGAATGAAAATACCAAGTGTAGAACTGCTTTATCACGTTTTGCCAGCTCCTCATGTTTCTTCCACACttaacttttcaaaaacaaattttctgTAATATGTTTTGTCTTTTACACTTTCCAGTTTTTGCAGATCAGGatgctaataaaaataaacagtttgaGGAAATTCGATGAGTGTTATCATATTTGGAAATATCAGggtttctaaaaaataaaacatttcatgcTTTACTCTTAGTGATGTGACAGCACTTATGTGGAAATCCATCCATTGCACGTTAAGTTGGGTCATACCTAAGTTCACCAAAATATCCAGGTACCAAAAGCAACACTGAAGCAAATATATtataaaggaatataaaaatgatgaaaatgtgaGGCTTAGTAACTAAGAGCAAACACTTTAGAGTTAGACAGCATCATAGTATCACGTCCTAGTATATACTAGTGTTATATACCAGCATTATAGGGtcattgtggggattaaatgagatgtcaTAAAGGATTTAAGGAATTAAATGCTAAATATATTCTAGCCACTATTATTATAGTATGAAGCAGAATAAACTAAATAATAAGCTTCTTAGAAGTCCGAGGGTTTTTATATCTTTGCTTTGATGAGTTTTGAATCCTGCCACTAATTTCCATGTGGGGAGGTACTTGTTCATTCTTCTTAGCTTAGGGTTGACCTGTCTCGAATGGCTTTAAATCAGCAATTTTCGAAGTGTGGTTCGTCAACTCCTGAGGTCCCAAAGAGCCTTTCAGAGGGTCAAGGAAGGAAgcactattttcataataattgcAATGGTAGTAATTCCAATTTTATTAATAAGAGTAAAACTAATTTCATAatctcatattttatttcataatttcatgTTAGTAGACATAATACTAATTGTCtaatactatttttgtttttcactgtgttgacattgGCATTGGTAATGCAAAAGGAATAGGGGGTAAGTAACTCTACTGATACCTTAGCATGATTCATGACAGTGGTACCAAAGCGAGTTATTCTTCACTACTATGTGctcacaagaagaagaagaaagctaatttcatttaaaaatgtgcctGATGAAGCAGTACTTTTATTAAATCCCAATGCTTGAGtacacatctttttaatattccatgTGATGAAATGGAAAGTACCGATAAAGCACTTCTGCTGCATACCTAAGTATGTTGTTGTCTTGAGATAAAGCCCTTGTACCATCATTTGAATTAGGAGTTGAACTAGTCACGTTTTTCATGGAACACCGTTTTTACTTGAATGAATGATAGACAGACTTTGGTATTCAGATTTGGGTATCTGGCAGATATTTACTCAAAATTGAATGTACCACCCTTTCTGGCAGTGACAACCTCCCCACGAGAACGTGCCTCTCGCAAAGGATCCCCTTCATCCCTCTCcagaggagaagaggaaacacaagAAGAAGCACCTGGTGCAAAGCCCCAATTCCTATTTCATGGATGTGAAATACCCAGGATGCTATAAAATCACAACCATCTTTAGCCATGCACAAACAGTAGTTTTTTGTGTTGGCTGCTTTACTGTCCTCTGCCAGCCTACAGGAGGAATAGTAAGGCTTACAGAAGGATGCTCCTTTAGACAGAAGCAGCACTAAAAGCACCCTGAATCAAAATGAATGGGAAACCATCCCAATAAACacattttggattaaaaaaaaaagaatgtaccaaatctgtcacttcaaggaaaacaatagaCACTATGGTTACCAATGATAAAACTGGAGCTTTCCAGTAGAaataagaattttggaaaactcatACACACCTCAGTGAGCTTGATAGCTTGCCAATACATAAAGACCTTTCTGAAGAGATCAGTGGTTATATTAatgaatggtattttaaaatatatatagtataatgacATGTGACAATATTTgaagatctgcataactcagtgaaccaatattttcccaATGACTGATACATACTTTTAAAGAATCAATCACACATgggtaaaagatccattcaaagcGAAAGGTAGATCAGTGGATTTCCTTGATGTGGTTTTAGATTCCACcttgcaactaacctttaagaagcTATCACTTGCCGAGTTTTGGTGtattatcaaagaaaaatatcttcaacaatcagaaaaggctattaaaatattcCTCCTTTTCCCAATTGCATCTTTGTGAGACCAGATTCTCTCCATATAtttcaaccaaaacaaaacatcacCACATTGAATGGAGAGGCAGATATAAAAGTCCATTTTCTACTGTTAAGCCAAACATTAgagatttagaaaaatgaaaaaca
This genomic window contains:
- the LOC109552595 gene encoding small ribosomal subunit protein eS27-like translates to MDVKYPGCYKITTIFSHAQTVVFCVGCFTVLCQPTGGIVRLTEGCSFRQKQH